One Parashewanella spongiae genomic window, CTGCGATGTAATTTATCCACTAAGTTTGCTGGAGTGAAATGAATTTTTTTATCTCTCGTGTCAGCACTTGGGGAAATAGTAGCTGCGTTGGCTGTCCACATGCTGGAAGCACTACAACAAGCATTGAGTAAAAGTGGTGCTTGCTCGTGCGCACTTTTTAAAACTTGTGCATCTGTACCGGTAAAACCGATACGACGAAGTGTTGTCAGATCTGGGCGTTCTTGCGGAGCTAACATTCCTTGAACCATTCCCATCTCTGCCAGAGACTTGGCTTTTTTTAAGCCTTGTTTCGCGGCGGCTTTTGGGTTTGAGGCTTGAGCAGCATTATTAAACGAGGCAACATTACCAAAAGACAAACCAGCGTAGTTGTGAGTCGGGCCAACTAGCCCGTCAAAATTCGCTTCAAAATGCTTCATTACATATCCTTCTAAGATGAGATATCTGATTAAGCTCAAATAGGGTATTGAGATGTCGGCCAGTATACATAAGCTAAATGGCATCTCAAGTAGTCAAATTTGTAACATCTACATAAATAGGGTAATAATTGCATAACTATTATGACTAAGATGGTAAATACTGAGATATTAGGTTTTAATAGCGCAATATTATTTTTTGAACTTTATAAGCTTTTGCTTAAAAAGTGACTGGCTGACTCTATTATCTTGGATTGTGACTTGAAACTGAAGCCACAACCCTCTATATATGGAGCCAATTTATCTTCACCAGCATTTTGGCGTATATCAAACTATGGGAAAATCGCTAGTTATTGTCGAATCACCGGCTAAAGCCAAGACGATTAATAAGTATCTTGGTAAGGACTTTATTGTTAAGTCGAGTGTGGGACATATTCGAGATCTACCAACATCTTCCTCTGCTAAAGGAAGCAGTAGCTCCACTAAAACAGCTGCAGAAGTCCGTAAAATGGCTCCTGAAGAAAAAGCTAAGTATAAGAGTGAGCGTGATAAGAAAGCTCTAGTGGCTCGTATGGGCGTTGACCCTGATCGTGGCTGGAAAGCGAAGTATCAAATCCTACAAGGCAAAGAAAAAGTTGTTAAAGAGCTACAGACTTTGGCTGAATCAGCTGATCATGTCTATCTCGCAACGGATTTGGATAGAGAAGGAGAGGCGATTGCATGGCACCTTCAACAAGTCATAGGTGGAGATGAGTCGCGTTACCAACGTGTTGTTTTTAACGAAATCACTAAGACCGCAATCCAAGATGCTTTTAGTAAGCCATCTGAGCTGGATACCAACATGGTTAATGCTCAACAAGCACGTCGATTTTTAGACCGAGTGGTTGGTTTTATGGTGTCACCATTGCTATGGAAAAAAGTAGCACGTGGTTTGTCAGCTGGTCGAGTTCAATCCGTTGCAGTACGTCTTGTTGTTGAACGAGAAGCAGAAATCAAAGCTTTTGTGCCAGAAGAATACTGGGACGTATTTGCTGATCTTCATACGAGATCGAATGAATCATTGAAGCTTGAAGTGACAAAGTTTCGAGGTTCAGCTTTTAAGCCTGTAACTCAAGCAGAAGCTCAAGTTGCTGTAGATGCATTGTCTTCAACGCAATATAGCGTTATAGCTCGCGAGACTAAAGGCACAAAAAGTAAGCCTTCAGCGCCATATATTACTTCTACTTTGCAACAAGCAGCCAGTACACGTTTAGGTTTTGGCGTTAAGAAAACCATGATGTTGGCTCAACGCTTATATGAAGCTGGTCATATTACTTATATGCGAACTGACTCAACCAATTTAAGTAAAGAAGCCGTTGACAGTGCTCGTGAAATGATTGGCAAAGAATTTGGCCAAGCGTATTTACCAGAGCAGGCAATAAGGTATGGCAGCAAACAGGGGGCACAAGAAGCTCATGAAGCCATTAGACCTTCAAATGTTGGTTTAGAAGCTGCCTTTATGAATGATATGGAGCGCGACGCACAGAGGCTTTACGAGTTAATATGGCGTCAGTTCGTCGCATGTCAAATGACATCTGCACAGTATGATGCAACAAAACTTACGGTAAAAGCGGGTGATTATGAGCTTAAAGCCAATGGCCGTACACTCAAGTTTGATGGTTGGACACGTGTTCAGCCAGCATTAAAAAAGAAAAATGAAGAAGAAAGTGATTTACCTTTGCTGGCAACAGGTGATCCGCTTTTATTAGATTCCATTATCCCAACTCAACATTTTACCAAACCGACAGCACGCTTTAGTGAAGCCTCTTTGGTGAAAGAGCTTGAAAAGCGTGGTATCGGTCGACCGTCGACTTATGCAACTATTATTTCGACTATTCAAGATCGTGGTTACGTAAAAGTTGAAAATCGTCGATTTTATGCTGAAAAAATGGGTGAGATTGTCAGTGAACGTTTAGTTAATAGTTTTTCAAATCTAATGAGTTATGACTTTACCGCTGAAATGGAGCAAACATTAGATGATGTTGCTCATGGCGAATTAGATTGGAAAAAAGTGCTTGATGGCTTCTATAAGGGTTTTACTGGTCAACTAGAACAAGCAGAGAAAGATCCCGATGATGGCGGTATGCGCCCAAATGATATGGTTATCACTGATATTGAATGTAAAACTTGTCAGCGGCCAATGGGGATTCGTACGGGGTCAACTGGTGTATTCTTAGGGTGTTCAGGTTACGCTTTACCGCCAAAAGAGCGTTGTAAAACAACAATGAACTTGACGCCTGGTGAAGAAGCTATCAGCGACGATAATGAAACTGCTGAGACCGACGCGCTTAGAGCTATGCATCGTTGTGGTGTATGTGGCACAGCAATGGACAGCTACCTCATCGACGAAACCCGAAAACTTCACGTTTGTGGTCAGAACCCAAGTTGTGAAGGTTATGAAGTAGAAAAAGGTAACTTTAAAATCAAAGGTTATGACGGTCCACTGCTTGAGTGTGATCGATGTGGGCATAACATGGAATTGAAGAATGGCCGCTTTGGTAAATACTTCGGTTGTACTAATGATGATTGTAAAAATACTCGTAAGCTGTTGAAAAGCGGTGAAGCGGCACCACCCAAAGAAGATCCAATCTTCTTGCCTGAATTGAAGTGTACTAAGTCTGATGCGCATTTTGTTTTGCGTGATGGTGCTGCGGGAATATTTTTAGCGGCCAGTACCTTCCCTAAATCTCGTGAAACACGTGCCCCACTTGTTGAAGAGCTTGTGCATTATCGGGATTTGTTATGGGATAAATACAGCTTTTTAGCTGACGCTCCTGTAGAAGATGATAAAGGTAATAAGACTGTTGTTAAGTTTAGCCGTAAGACTAAAGAGCAGTATGTTGTAGGTGAAGCTGAAGGCAAAGTGACTGGCTTTGTTGCTAAGTACATCGATGGCAAATGGGTGGTTGAATCTAAAGTCAAAGTTAAAGTTAAAAAGAAATAATTAGCTTAAAAATGAGCAGGATATGGTTATCTGATACGAAAGCTATGAATAGAAATGTTCATAGCTTTTTTAATCGTCGCATGAAAGCTTTTGAAATAAGTGAGTATAGAAATATGCCCTCGCAAAAGGATTAGTGTAAATGATACTACTGATCAATCCATCACCAGGAAAGTCAGCCGCAATAATACCAACATAGCTAGGATTATACTTCTGTATATACTGTTTGGTGAGTACATTTGTACCTTCAAATGCAATCGAACAAATTCCAATGAAACATGATATACGCGGAAAATCAGGATCACTATTTTTCCATCCAGGTGTTGTTTTTCCAGTTAGCAGTCGAGGCGAGAATGTTGATGGCGATGAATGCCCACTTGCAATAAAATATGGAAAACTACCACCTGATCCACTTAAAAAATTGATGGCGTTTCTTTGATTATTATTAGCTTGCTTAAGCAAGTTTTTAACTTTAATCCACTTACTGTACAAATCCCAATTAGTCGTAAACTTAAAATCGTCTTGTTTATTAAAGTTTCCGTAGTATATACCTGCTCTCTGGCTCACTAAACTACCCATATCATCTAAAACAATAATACGCCCTCGCACACTGCCAAGTTCAGGGTCATATTCAGAGCTTGTCCACATAACATCTGAAAATTCATTTACGTAGTCATTGTATGTTTCTTGCCAGCTTCGGGTATTTTTTCCATCTTTATATTCTTTTCTCAATCGCATGAATATTGTTTCAGAAGGGTTGTTAATTAAAAAAGTTCTCGCTTCATTTAATACGGCGTCAAGGTGCAATTTTTGGGAAATAAAACCATGATAAAGTGAAAATTTATCTGAAGCGTGGCGGAGGCGGATATCGAGAAATCGAATACCACCATTAAGTTGCTGAGTAATTGAAAGGGATTGTGTTTGTGCAGAGTCGCCACCGTGTCTTGCTGCTGAATCGTGTGTACCTGGGATTGAAATGCTACGGATCGGTAGAGAATCTGGGAGCATTTTCATCCAACATTTCTGTTTTGGCAAATCGTCTCTACTATGGTGATACGAATTATCACCATGAGAGAGAACTTGTTGAGAATAGGATATAAGGAATATCATTGTAATAAGCGGTCTTTTGAACATAAGAAACCTGACTGTATTGACATTCTCTGATGAGCTTACCAAAAGATTGTTTGATTACAAGTTTCGTTACTCTTTGTTCAGGTTAATTTAACGCATACCCACCCTGAAGGTGTCCAATATTATTGAAACCGAGTCGTGCTAATGCTTGAGCTGCCACTAACGATCGGCTTCCGCTTCGGCACACCAAAATATATTGGTTGGACTTTTCATTTATGTGGTCAGCTACAAACTGTACTAACCGTGTCATGGGCACATTGATTTTTGCTTGTGTGCTGTGTTGAAGTGCATACTCATGAGGCTCGCGAATATCAATTAACGTATAGTTTTTATCGTGATTGAGAGTATCTTGAAGGCTGCTATTATCGTACTCTCTAATGTGCAATGACTCATCTATGTCCACATAGGCACCACATTGAATTTCCCCACCTTGCTGATCATCAAGATGAGAGTCAAGCTGTGCTTTCCTTTGGCAAAAGTCCTCTACAGTTAGATTACCTAAAAGGACAGAGTTTAATAATGAGTTACGATTACATTCAGATCTAAGTGTCGTGGTGAATTCATTGTGATAATCATGGCTTGAACAGATTAAGCAGTCTTTACCGATTAACTTATCAATTTTAGTTAAGCTCTTATGCATGGCTTTGGAACTACTTGATGAGAAATTAGTGCGCCCTAAGCTTCCCATTAAAATGGTGTCACCGCAAAATGCGTATTTGCATGAAGTGTGTGCATCTATCAAAATGTAGCTGACACTATCGTCTGTGTGACCTGGTGTTGGGACTTTAACGAGTTTGTTACTGCCAATTTGAATTGCAGAATAAACTTCAGACAGCCACGAATGAGTTAACGCATTTTCTGGCCAACCTAAATGATCGGTCAGTTGATTTTCAGGCAGTTGTTCGAGTAAATGATTTCTTGATGATTCATGATCGGCATGACCATGTGTATCGAGCACTGCGATTAATTCAAGTTGTTGGCAAGAAATGATACTTTTTAAACGTTCAGTTAGTTCAGGTAACGGGTCGATGATTATCGCTTTTTTAGTGCTAATGTCTGTGTACAACCAACAACAGCTACTACCTGATCTCAATTCTATAAGCCCATCTAAAGGCAAAGTTTTAACGGTGTTACTGTACAACAAACAGTTCTTACTGAGTGCGTTTGCTGCTAATGCTATTCTTTCGCAAGCTTGTTGACATTCATGCTCTGTCATCATTGGACCAAATGACATTCTGATCGCTGACTCACTCTGCCAAGCAGGTAACCCCATAGCATCTAGTACAAAACTTCTGGTCACTTTGGAGCTGCATGCGGAGCCAGAACTTACTCTAATATTGGCTGCATCAAATAGATCCATAATCTCTTTACTTGAAAAGTTAGGGACAGAAAAGTTAATGGTAGTTGGAACACTACTCTCAAGAGGATGATTTAATACTAAATTTGGAAAGGCGTTTTTAAGAGAATCAATCAGTTTAAGTCGATATTGGTGTAATGTATCTATGCTGGCAAACTGGTGTTCACTATCACCATTTAAAATATCAAAAATTACATTAAGTGCAGCCATACCAGGTAAGTTTTCTGTACCAGAGCGTAAACCACTTTCCTGACCACCGCCTGCTATAAAAGAAGTAAAAGGAGCAGTGTCTTTAATATAAATAAAACCCACACCCTTTGGGGCATAAAGTTTATGGCCACTAAATGGCGCATAATCAATACTGGTTTTTTCAAGATTTAAATTGGTTTTTCCCAGTGCTTGAACACAATCAGCCATCCAAAAAACATTGGGGTTGTTTACTCTAATGACTTGGTCAAGGAGAGTGATATCTTGAAAAATTCCAGTTTCATTATTTACTGCCATTGTACAAATCATGAGAGCACGAGGCACTTCTTTAGTGATAAAATCAACATCAAGTTTGCCATTTTCATCGACAGGTATTGCTTTTATTTCAACATTAATACCCAGTAATTGATTCCAATGCTTAAGTGATTCTGGTACCGCTTTGTGCTCTGTAGCACCATAAAGAATACAGTAATTTTGAGTGTCTTGAATGCGAGATTTTGCAGCAACCAATGCCGAAAGAATAGCCGTCTGAATACCTTCCGTTGCACCACTTGTAAAAATGAACTTCCCATTAGTGATACCCAAAAGTTTTTTACCTGATGCACGGGTTTTTTCCATCAGGCTTTTTGCTCTTAACCCTGTGATATGACTACTGCTGGGATTCCCAAACGTTTGCTCCATCGCATCAAATGAAGCTTCTGCAGCAGCAGGATGAACTCGGGTCGTGGCATTAGAATCTAAATAGATTTGTGAAAGCATATTGTTTTTAGTCATATCGATGGCCTTTGTTATAACTTTTTATTTCTTTTTGGTATATGTAATAACTAAATGCAATACTAGCAGGCTTCAGTGATCCTTCAATTGTTTTTTGACAAATGTTCAGCGAAAAGACAGTTTGAATGTAATTGATATTATACCAATTACAGTAATTAATCTCTCACTCAGCAAGAGCTAAAGGGTTTCAGTGCAAGGCACAAGCTCGAAGTACTATATTCCCTACGGCCGCCATACAAAGCTGGCGTTCAACGCACTTCGTGCTTTTGTCGGGATAATTCAATCTAGAAACATCAGTTGACTGCGTTCTTAAGCGTAGAAAAAATGGCTGATAGTAAGGCGTAGCTTGCAGCAAGTAGTTATTCTACTTGCAAAAGTTACAACGCAGAGAGCAGTCATTTTAGCAAGCTTGTGAGCGTAGAGCACTTCACTCATTGGGTGAAAGCCATGATGATAAAATCATCGTATTGCTCAAACAGTTACTCGTATACTCAGCGTTCAACTGATGTTTTAGGTTCAAGTGCTTGTAACGCAGCAATGGAACCCTTTAGCCTTGCCCTTCGGGAGCTTGTATGTGCTCACTTTGGTTTATAAAGAATACTTCTCAAAATTGTCCTGACGTAGCAATGTAATAACGACAGCTGTGTATGTCGGTAACAACTATGTCATCATCAATTTCGATTGCACTTTGAGCACATACATAGCTCTGAGTTGAGCATTTAATTACTGTAAATGGTATGAGGGTCTGTTGATCTTTCAGGATTAAATTTTGTGCTATTTGAGCATTTATCAGTTCAAGGCGTGAACAGTGATGCTTAGCCATCTAAGTGAGCTGGTAACAACACAGAACAGTGAATGCTCAAAAGCATCGAAAAAAGAGAGAGCGTAAATTGGTCGCTTTTTCTAAATAAAAGATGCTGCGTTATCGTTTTCTTATTTGGAAACGAAGTAACGACAGTTTTGTATGTCGATAATAACCAAACCTCACAAGCTCTGCCTTGCATAAAATAACCAATTTATCGCTGCAAAAACAATCACGAAAGATCAACAGACCCTAGTGGGTATCTCTTTAAACAAAAAAAGCCTAGCAAAAGGCTAGGCAAATTAGGTTGATGGGATTGATATTAGAGTTAGATCACTGGATGTTTTCTAAATCTCCAAACTCTCCAGCAAATAGAGCAGATGATAAGTAGCGCTCTGATGATGAAGGTAATACTACGACAATGGTTTTGTCTTTGAACTCAGGTAAGGCTGCTATACGATTGGCCGCAACGACAGCAGCACCAGATGATATACCGACTAAAATACCTTCTTCTTTCATTAGTCGATGCGCCATTTCAATTGATTCTTCATTACTGACAGCTTCAACACGATCCACAACGGATAAGTCTAAGTTGCCAGGAATAAAGCCAGCTCCGATACCTTGAATTTTATGAGGGCCAGGTTGTACAGGCTCGCCAGCAAGGGTTTGAGCGATAACTGGAGAATCAACAGGCTCAACGGCAACTGAAGTGATCTTTTTGCCTTTGGTGTTTTTGATAAAACGGCTGACACCGCTAATTGTTCCACCCGTACCTACACCAGCTACGAAGACATCAATTTCACCATCTGTGTCATTCCAGATTTCTGGACCAGTGGTTTTTTCATGTATCTCAGGGTTTGCAGGGTTATCAAATTGGCGAACGACATAGTACTTGCTCGGATTGGATTGACTTAACTCTTCAGCTTTATCAATAGCACCTTTCATCCCTTTTGGGCCTTCAGTGAGTACAAGATTTGCGCCTAACGCTTTGAGCAGTTTTCGACGTTCTAAACTCATACTATTAGGCATGGTGAGTGTTAATTTGTAACCGCGAGCGGCTGCAACATAAGCTAAAGCGATGCCTGTATTTCCTGAGGTTGCCTCAATAAGTTCTTTATCTTTCGTTAGCTCACCGCTTTTTTCAGCAGCCCAAATCATGTTGGCACCAATGCGGCATTTGACACTAAAGCTCGGGTTGCGAGCTTCTACTTTTGCTAATACATTTCCATTACTAACACGATTTAACCGAACTAACGGA contains:
- the topA gene encoding type I DNA topoisomerase; this encodes MGKSLVIVESPAKAKTINKYLGKDFIVKSSVGHIRDLPTSSSAKGSSSSTKTAAEVRKMAPEEKAKYKSERDKKALVARMGVDPDRGWKAKYQILQGKEKVVKELQTLAESADHVYLATDLDREGEAIAWHLQQVIGGDESRYQRVVFNEITKTAIQDAFSKPSELDTNMVNAQQARRFLDRVVGFMVSPLLWKKVARGLSAGRVQSVAVRLVVEREAEIKAFVPEEYWDVFADLHTRSNESLKLEVTKFRGSAFKPVTQAEAQVAVDALSSTQYSVIARETKGTKSKPSAPYITSTLQQAASTRLGFGVKKTMMLAQRLYEAGHITYMRTDSTNLSKEAVDSAREMIGKEFGQAYLPEQAIRYGSKQGAQEAHEAIRPSNVGLEAAFMNDMERDAQRLYELIWRQFVACQMTSAQYDATKLTVKAGDYELKANGRTLKFDGWTRVQPALKKKNEEESDLPLLATGDPLLLDSIIPTQHFTKPTARFSEASLVKELEKRGIGRPSTYATIISTIQDRGYVKVENRRFYAEKMGEIVSERLVNSFSNLMSYDFTAEMEQTLDDVAHGELDWKKVLDGFYKGFTGQLEQAEKDPDDGGMRPNDMVITDIECKTCQRPMGIRTGSTGVFLGCSGYALPPKERCKTTMNLTPGEEAISDDNETAETDALRAMHRCGVCGTAMDSYLIDETRKLHVCGQNPSCEGYEVEKGNFKIKGYDGPLLECDRCGHNMELKNGRFGKYFGCTNDDCKNTRKLLKSGEAAPPKEDPIFLPELKCTKSDAHFVLRDGAAGIFLAASTFPKSRETRAPLVEELVHYRDLLWDKYSFLADAPVEDDKGNKTVVKFSRKTKEQYVVGEAEGKVTGFVAKYIDGKWVVESKVKVKVKKK
- a CDS encoding phosphatidylinositol-specific phospholipase C; the encoded protein is MKMLPDSLPIRSISIPGTHDSAARHGGDSAQTQSLSITQQLNGGIRFLDIRLRHASDKFSLYHGFISQKLHLDAVLNEARTFLINNPSETIFMRLRKEYKDGKNTRSWQETYNDYVNEFSDVMWTSSEYDPELGSVRGRIIVLDDMGSLVSQRAGIYYGNFNKQDDFKFTTNWDLYSKWIKVKNLLKQANNNQRNAINFLSGSGGSFPYFIASGHSSPSTFSPRLLTGKTTPGWKNSDPDFPRISCFIGICSIAFEGTNVLTKQYIQKYNPSYVGIIAADFPGDGLISSIIYTNPFARAYFYTHLFQKLSCDD
- a CDS encoding aminotransferase class V-fold PLP-dependent enzyme, which encodes MTKNNMLSQIYLDSNATTRVHPAAAEASFDAMEQTFGNPSSSHITGLRAKSLMEKTRASGKKLLGITNGKFIFTSGATEGIQTAILSALVAAKSRIQDTQNYCILYGATEHKAVPESLKHWNQLLGINVEIKAIPVDENGKLDVDFITKEVPRALMICTMAVNNETGIFQDITLLDQVIRVNNPNVFWMADCVQALGKTNLNLEKTSIDYAPFSGHKLYAPKGVGFIYIKDTAPFTSFIAGGGQESGLRSGTENLPGMAALNVIFDILNGDSEHQFASIDTLHQYRLKLIDSLKNAFPNLVLNHPLESSVPTTINFSVPNFSSKEIMDLFDAANIRVSSGSACSSKVTRSFVLDAMGLPAWQSESAIRMSFGPMMTEHECQQACERIALAANALSKNCLLYSNTVKTLPLDGLIELRSGSSCCWLYTDISTKKAIIIDPLPELTERLKSIISCQQLELIAVLDTHGHADHESSRNHLLEQLPENQLTDHLGWPENALTHSWLSEVYSAIQIGSNKLVKVPTPGHTDDSVSYILIDAHTSCKYAFCGDTILMGSLGRTNFSSSSSKAMHKSLTKIDKLIGKDCLICSSHDYHNEFTTTLRSECNRNSLLNSVLLGNLTVEDFCQRKAQLDSHLDDQQGGEIQCGAYVDIDESLHIREYDNSSLQDTLNHDKNYTLIDIREPHEYALQHSTQAKINVPMTRLVQFVADHINEKSNQYILVCRSGSRSLVAAQALARLGFNNIGHLQGGYALN
- the cysK gene encoding cysteine synthase A, with amino-acid sequence MGKIFEDNSLTIGNSPLVRLNRVSNGNVLAKVEARNPSFSVKCRIGANMIWAAEKSGELTKDKELIEATSGNTGIALAYVAAARGYKLTLTMPNSMSLERRKLLKALGANLVLTEGPKGMKGAIDKAEELSQSNPSKYYVVRQFDNPANPEIHEKTTGPEIWNDTDGEIDVFVAGVGTGGTISGVSRFIKNTKGKKITSVAVEPVDSPVIAQTLAGEPVQPGPHKIQGIGAGFIPGNLDLSVVDRVEAVSNEESIEMAHRLMKEEGILVGISSGAAVVAANRIAALPEFKDKTIVVVLPSSSERYLSSALFAGEFGDLENIQ